Below is a genomic region from Brassica oleracea var. oleracea cultivar TO1000 chromosome C9, BOL, whole genome shotgun sequence.
ACCAGTGACCTACTCCAAGAAAGATGACGTGGATAAGACACGATTACAATACGGAATGAGTTTTGCGTACGGAGGAACAGGAGTGTTCGACACTAAGGTTAATTATCCTAACATGACCGGTCAGATCAATCTTTTTGAGCAACTCCTCGGCAATGTCTACTCTCCATCCGACCTTTCTTCGTCCGTCGCTCTCGTTAGTGTTGCTGGCAACGACTACCTTTATTTCCTTTCCACGCGTTCCCCGGCCGTAAGAAAACACCGACGTTTAATTAATACTTTGAAGCTGACAAAAAAAATTAATACTTTATTTTTCTTGAACAAAAGGTTAGCTAATAAGATTAGAAAATAGTTTTAAAATAGATTTTACTCTATTTATCTTATGAAAATAGAAAAAATAATTGAAATAATCTTTGCCAATTCGTGCGATTGAAGGAAAGTGTCGCTGTTTGTTAATTATTCATAGGATTCTCGTTAAAGATTAATAGATAATTATTTATACATAAGACCATTACGAACAGAATTCACTATCACACATAAGATTATTGTACCATTTAATTTGTAAGATAATTGTATTTAATATGTGTCTAGATTATTGAATGAATGTCAGTTTACTATATCAGGTTTTAGTATTGTTAGAAATATGCTAAATTAGAAATTCAATAAAATGTTATGAAGAAAATTAAAAATAAAAAAAGTGCATGATTTTTACCTATATAATTTAATTTTGTTATGGAGTAAAATAAAAACTTGCTTAAGAATGTCAGAAGTATTATTAGGAGATCATATGCTAAATTAGACATACACATAAAATGTCTAGTTCAATTTTATTTATATAAATTTTTTTTGTATAACTGAATCTTTTTAACAAAAAAACCTAGATATGCAGTCGGCATATTAATTTTGTATGTGCATTAAAGTGAAAACCTGTTTTTGTCCTTAAGCAAATTTTAACTCTATTGCGTTTCCCAGGCAATCCTATCATTCATCACGCAAGTTGTGAATCAAATCGAGGTGAATTTGAGGCGAATTCACTCCTTGGGAATCAAGAAGATAGCAGTACCATCATTGCAACCGCTAGGGTATATCCCCCACTTTGCAAAGGGCTCCCCACTTATCAAAGCCGCTGTAAACTTTCTGGTAGGACACCACAACAACTTGTTGCATGAAGTAGTGGCCAAGCTCAATAATGAGACCAATCATTCGGCTTTTACCATCATAGATTACAACAATGCCTTCTTGACTGTCATCAATAACAAAGGAGAAATCCCAGGTAACAAAAGTTTACTACAACAAAAAAAATTTGTTAATCAAGGAGAATTGCTCATTGGGCCAGAACACAGTATATTGATCTCCTCTCCGCTGGCCTCGAAAGTTTAAGATTTTGATCTTTAATACTATCGGTTAATGGAAATGCAGATATTCTGGTGTTTAAAACCCCGTCCATAGAATGTTTTCAAATCGACGTGAATGAGTTCAAGAATTCTACCTTATGTGATGATCCTAGGTCTGCTTTCTTCTGGGATGGACTTCACCCTACCCAGGAAGGGTGGAAATCGGTTTACACGGTTTTAAGAAAAAATATTACCGCAGCTTTGACTTAAGCGTAAAACCATTTATCGAGATCGAAAATAATGAAATGTATTTACATTTTAAGATTTCTTCTTTCATATGTGTTTGCAGGATTTTAAGTATTCTGTTTTGTGTGTCTCTTGGTCTCTTGTGTGAATGAATAATGACCTTGGCTAATAAAATATTGAAATCTTCCTCACTAGCTAATCTTACAATTCTGAATCAGATCATTGATGAATGTTCAGCTAAAGCGATTACCAAAATATTGGCAAAATAATATAGATACTAATGAAAGCTAAACAACTAGTTAAAAATAAAAAAACCAAACCTTTGAAGTATAAAAACAAAAGAGATCAAAATTATGAATTAACTAGTACATGGTACTAAAATGGTTTTTATTTTTTGTGTGGAACATCACTCAGAAATTAGAACGTAGAATAGATTTACTACGTATCGACCCAATGGACTTCAAGTTGTCGTCACGATCTCTTAGAGCATCTTTATCCCTAAAACCTCAAATGAGGTTTTTAATAATATTTTAGTAATAAATGTAACTTTAAGAACCTTTGTTAAGAAACTTCCATTTTGAGTGGTCCAGTGGGAGTTTCTTAACTCAGGGTTCTTAAAAAGAAAAAAATTTACATCGCCATCTGATTCGACAAAACAACCAAATACATCAAGCAACCATAAACCGAACAAAACTTTATATTATTTTATGTAGTAAACTGAGCACATAAAGCAATTCAGAGCTACTAACCAACTTAAAGCATGGAGCAAACTTGAGAAAAGATTAGATTCAAATATTGTAACTTTCTAAATCATCAAGAGCTAAGTTCCAAGGAGACTAGATAATACTCCAAGTTAATAGGAATCTTCAGAAAGAAAAAAACGAACCTGAAGGAAGCAATCGGCGCCGTTGAGGATCGGACCATCGAAAAACCCAGTTTCGGAGATCGCTGAGAGGTCCAGGACGGAATCTCCGATAGCGACGGCAGGACAAGGAGGGGGGTTCGAATCAGGTCTGAAGACGCCAAAAGGGAGGTTCTGGATAGGGGAGTGGAAGTCTGGAGCAACATCGACGAAAGACTTGAGCAAAGCCATGGACGAGAGACAGATAGACGTATGAGGAGAGAAGGTGAGAGGATGGAAGATGGCTGTAACACCCCCGAATCGTCCTAGGCATAGGTCAACCCACCGGCCAACAATCAAACAAGAACATGACTGACGGACGACCCACACCAAGGGTTGGAGATGAAAGNNNNNNNNNNNNNNNNNNNNNNNNNNNNNNNNNNNNNNNNNNNNNNNNNNNNNNNNNNNNNNNNNNNNNNNNNNNNNNNNNNNNNNNNNNNNNNNNNNNNNNNNNNNNNNNNNNNNNNNNNNNNNNNNNNNNNNNNNNNNNNNNNNNNNNNNNNNNNNNNNNNNNNNNNNNNNNNNNNNNNNNNNNNNNNNNNNNNNNNNNNNNNNNNNNNNNNNNNNNNNNNNNNNNNNNNNNNNNNNNNNNNNNNNNNNNNNNNNNNNNNNNNNNNNNNNNNNNNNNNNNNNNNNNNNNNNNNNNNNNNNNNNNNNNNNNNNNNNNNNNNNNNNNNNNNNNNNNNNNNNNNNNNNNNNNNNNNNNNNNNNNNNNNNNNNNNNNNNNNNNNNNNNNNNNNNNNNNNNNNNNNNNNNNNNNNNNNNNNNNNNNNNNNNNNNNNNNNNNNNNNNNNNNNNNNNNNNNNNNNNNNNNNNNNNNNNNNNNNNNNNNNNNNNNNNNNNNNNNNNNNNNNNNNNNNNNNNNNNNNNNNNNNNNNNNNNNNNNNNNNNNNNNNNNNNNNNNNNNNNNNNNNNNNNNNNNNNNNNNNNNNNNNNNNNNNNNNNNNNNNNNNNNNNNNNNNNNNNNNNNNNNNNNNNNNNNNNNNNNNNNNNNNNNNNNNNNNNNNNNNNNNNNNNNNNNNNNNNNNNNNNNNNNNNNNNNNNNNNNNNNNNNNNNNNNNNNNNNNNNNNNNNNNNNNNNNNNNNNNNNNNNNNNNNNNNNNNNNNNNNNNNNNNNNNNNNNNNNNNNNNNNNNNNNNNNNNNNNNNNNNNNNNNNNNNNNNNNNNNNNNNNNNNNNNNNNNNNNNNNNNNNNNNNNNNNNNNNNNNNNNNNNNNNNNNNNNNNNNNNNNNNNNNNNNNNNNNNNNNNNNNNNNNNNNNNNNNNNNNNNNNNNNNNNNNNNNNNNNNNNNNNNNNNNNNNNNNNNNNNNNNNNNNNNNNNNNNNNNNNNNNNNNNNNNNNNNNNNNNNNNNNNNNNNNNNNNNNNNNNNNNNNNNNNNNNNNNNNNNNNNNNNNNNNNNNNNNNNTGTCAGAACCTGCAAACAAAGCAATCAACAACCACAACCACAACAATAATAAGATAGTAACTACCAATGACTCGATCTTACTCGTAACACCGTATATCGGTGCTACATTAACTCGAGGGTTCCATAACCCTGTACGACACACTAACACAACACTCTAACCTGGGCCTTGGTAACTTCGTGTTCATCCTCTCTATCGGCAATATCCTATCTCCCTACCACAAAGGCCAGAAGAAGGAACTTTCAACCGATCGCGGCCCACAGTCCTTCGGGTCACCGCGCGACAGCCCACAGTCCTTCGGGTCACTGCCACATTACACCGTCGTGTAATNNNNNNNNNNNNNNNNNNNNNNNNNNNNNNNNNNNNNNNGTCTTCCCGATCCAGCGAATAAGGGGTTTCCTTGAACCCGCTGGGTAGGAGGGCGAGGAAACACTAGTCCACCCCAAAACATGCCTAGCAAGGGCGGGTTTCGCACCTGATGTCGGCATAACACACACTCGACACAATTATCCCTAGGAAAGACCTAAGGGACAAGACTCCAACCCAAAACTAAACAATATATAGGAGTCTATGACAATATCAACCAATACTCGTAGTCCAGCCTATATGGCATAGGACCCGTAGTATCAACATCACAACCAGGAGATCGGCCTATATGGCCAAAGATCCCTTAGACAGCAACATTACCACAATCCCTGCACAAACAATAATCACTACCAAGCAATCATCACTAAGGCATGTCTAATCCATAACTAATCAACCAAGTANNNNNNNNNNNNNNNNNNNNNNNNNNNTCAATCTCNNNNNNNNNNNNNNNNNNNNNNNNNNNNNNNNNNNNNNNNNNNNNNNNNNNNNNNNNNNNNNNNNNNNNNNNNNNNNNNNNNNNNNNNNNNNNNNNNNNNNNNNNNNNNNNNNNNNNNNNNNNNNNNNNNNNNNNNNNNNNNNNNNNNNNNNNNNNNNNNNNNNNNNNNNNNNNNNNNNNNNNNNNNNNNNNNNNNNNNNNNNNNNNNNNNNNNNNNNNNNNNNNNNNNNNNNNNNNNNNNNNNNNNGACTTGGCCAAAACCCAAGGGACGACTTGAATGGAGTGGACTGGACTGATCTTGTCTTGGACACAACCTTGACTTTACCATGAAGAAACTGACAGGCCTCGACAAACTGATCTGGACTCGGACAGAACCTCCTTTAGCTTCTGGACAGTTCTTCGGACTTCCCGGCGGAGTATCGAGCAGAACTTCGACTGATCTGAACCCGTAGAACTGAACTAACTCCGGACAGCATCTCCACTTGATCATCAAAGGAACTGAGTGACCTGGACGAATTCAGTTGGACAGAACCGTCCCTAGGCGCTGACTCGAAATCAGTAGAGAACTGACCTCGAAAACTCTCTAAAATTTTCGAAATAGCTCGGAATCACTTGCTTTCTTTTTCTACTTCTCTCTCACGTTTTTAACTTGGTTTGGACAGGTCTAGATGTGAAGAAATGAGATGGGGTCATGGGGTATTTATAGGAGACACCAGCCAATCAGCTTCAGGTTGGTGGCAGCCCGTGTGTCGCTTCGCATGGCTCCGGACGCATGCGCGGCGGCACCTCGTGCTCCACATGTCAGGCTGCATGTCCAGGACACATGCAGGACGCCACCACTCCTCCCACATGTCAGGATGCATGCAGAGTGCATGCAAGAAGCCACACCAGTACACACATGTTGATCAGCATGCTTCAGTTGCATGCGCGGAGACACCTCGTGCTTGGTCGATCCACCTCGTGCTTCTACATGTCAGGCTGAATGTACAGCTTCCATGCACGACGACACCTCGAGCTTCTGTAGACACTCAGNNNNNNNATGGTAGTTATCACGTCCTGGCCATATACGTAGAGACACCTCGAGCTTCTTGGTCGGTTTACGCGATTTTTGACCCTTCCGGCAAATTTCTAACCTGTGATCAATCCCGAATATTTGTCCGCTCCCTTTCTGATGCTCTAAATATTTTTAATAGACTCTAGATGAATTCTGATATCCTGTAAAAATATTTCCCGAGCCTCCGGCTTCCTCGAAAAATTCCATAATACCGAAATTAAGGTTTTTGCCCAATTTCAGGTTTTCCCGTCGTGCTTTGATCCCGTCGTGCTTGCTTCCCGTCCTGCTTAATTCCCGTCCTGCTTCCAATGTCTTCAAAATAATATTTTACTGATATGAAGATTTTCCGAAAAAACTTCGTGATGAAGAAAAGTTGGTCTTCAAAAACGCCGAGCTTCTAAACCGCCGTGCTTCCAAAATTGTTATGCTTCCAAAACGTCCGTCTCATCAATCTAGGACATCTTTAAACTATGGTCGAGCAACTTATTCAACTCATAGTTTACTCACGATCACTTCTTCGCCCACCTCATACTTCAAAACTTCTCGATCGATCCTTATCACCCGCAACTCGACCACCACAATGATACTCGACCATTCTCTTTTTTTTTAACGGGTTTCTACAATGGCTGCGAGAGGGAGAGAAGGGGATGGAAGACAGACACCTGTCTCAAGAGCCTGTTCTTCTTCCTGTTAAGTAAGATCTGTTTCTTAGATTAATATCTTTTTTTTTTTTAATTACAAATTAACCTAAGAAACCCTTTAAGAGTCTCCGATAATCCTGCTCTTACAGGTTTCACTAGAACATGACCGTGACCGAGACCCTACGCACCATCAGATTGAATGTGTTCAGCGGAGGAGTGAACAAGATCATTTAATAATATGCAAATAGGCATTGCGTATTGACAATAAAGTTCTGGTAACAATAATTTTCCAAAAAAATCACCGTGTGAATGACAAGAGTCATAATTTAGTTTTGCATTTTTTTAACTGATAAATTGAACATATAATGACGTACAAATTAATCGTACTATTAGACCTAGTTGTGACTCTATTGCGTTTCCCAGGCAATTAATTTGTCCAAGGTTTGATTTGTACTATTAGACCTAGTTGTCCATAAATGCTGATAGTCTTATTTAGTTGGTCAAAATCATTACATGAATGCAGTATTCTCGTAATTGAGGCAACTTGAGTATGGAGCCACTCGTTTGCTCTTTTTTAACAGAAAAGAAAATTCAAATGGTTAAGCAATCATACG
It encodes:
- the LOC106315765 gene encoding GDSL esterase/lipase At5g03610-like, translated to MKSLMKLFASLLLFVFSSLLFGDIDVVECSNQNLRFSGRNKLFVFGDSYADTGNTKTTDKGAWEFPYGITYPGKPSGRFSDGHISTDFLAKLLRIKLPVTYSKKDDVDKTRLQYGMSFAYGGTGVFDTKVNYPNMTGQINLFEQLLGNVYSPSDLSSSVALVSVAGNDYLYFLSTRSPAAILSFITQVVNQIEVNLRRIHSLGIKKIAVPSLQPLGYIPHFAKGSPLIKAAVNFLVGHHNNLLHEVVAKLNNETNHSAFTIIDYNNAFLTVINNKGEIPDILVFKTPSIECFQIDVNEFKNSTLCDDPRSAFFWDGLHPTQEGWKSVYTVLRKNITAALT